From Hartmannibacter diazotrophicus, a single genomic window includes:
- a CDS encoding invasion associated locus B family protein: MTRMNYRIALLLAAIGCAMPFGGALPAFAQDAAAPASDNATPGDVTNSWIKVCGEDKASKKVICFIQRELRTETGQFLATAGVREVKDEGRKILLMQVPPGMLIQPGLRVQIDKNKQDAAKYTICFPNACFAELAIDDAFITSMKKGNSLVLTTLNQQGKGVSFPLSLSGFTAAYDGDPLDTAALQEQQKKLQDELQRKAKEAQQKLIDAQKQANEPAN; the protein is encoded by the coding sequence ATGACGAGGATGAACTACAGGATTGCTCTGCTTCTGGCGGCGATTGGTTGTGCGATGCCCTTCGGCGGGGCGCTGCCTGCGTTTGCGCAGGATGCTGCCGCGCCCGCGTCGGACAATGCCACTCCCGGCGACGTCACGAATTCCTGGATCAAGGTCTGTGGCGAGGACAAGGCATCCAAGAAGGTGATCTGCTTCATTCAGCGCGAACTGCGCACTGAAACGGGGCAGTTCCTCGCGACGGCCGGCGTGCGTGAAGTCAAGGACGAGGGACGCAAGATCCTTCTCATGCAGGTGCCCCCGGGAATGCTGATCCAGCCGGGGCTTCGCGTGCAGATCGACAAGAACAAGCAGGACGCGGCGAAATACACCATCTGCTTCCCCAATGCCTGTTTCGCGGAACTGGCCATTGACGATGCCTTCATCACGTCGATGAAGAAGGGCAACAGCCTGGTCCTCACGACGCTGAACCAGCAGGGCAAGGGCGTGAGCTTCCCGTTGAGCCTTTCGGGCTTCACGGCGGCCTATGACGGCGATCCGCTGGATACCGCCGCTCTGCAGGAGCAGCAGAAGAAGCTTCAGGACGAATTGCAGCGCAAGGCCAAGGAAGCCCAGCAGAAGCTGATCGACGCCCAGAAGCAGGCGAACGAACCTGCCAACTGA
- a CDS encoding CmpA/NrtA family ABC transporter substrate-binding protein, giving the protein MIAAAPLAVIATVSAANAEMLDVEKDELKFGFIKLTDMAPLAIAKEKGFFEDEGLYVTLEPQANWKVLLDRVIDGELDGAHMLAGQPLAATIGYGTKAHIVTPFSMDLNGNGITVSNAVWAEMKKNIKMDADGKPEHPISAAALKPVVDKYKSEGKPFNMGMVFPVSTHNYELRYWLAAGGINPGFYSPDDTSGQIKADALLSVTPPPQMPSTLEAGTIYGYCVGEPWNQAAVFKGIGVPVITDYEIWKDNPEKVFGMTDEFVETNPNTAIAITKALIRAGKWLDESVENRKEAVEILSRPEYVGADAEVIANSMTGTFEYEKGDKRDLPDFNVFFRYYATYPFYSDAIWYLTQMRRWGQIAEAKPDQWYFDTAADVYKPDLYMKAAASLIDDGNAAAEDFPDGTDGYKPATSAFIDGKTYDGKKPNEYLTQFDIGLKGEDVIN; this is encoded by the coding sequence ATGATTGCGGCAGCGCCGCTTGCGGTGATCGCGACAGTCAGCGCCGCCAACGCCGAAATGCTGGATGTCGAGAAGGACGAGCTGAAGTTCGGCTTCATCAAGCTGACCGACATGGCACCGCTTGCCATCGCCAAGGAGAAGGGCTTCTTTGAGGACGAGGGCCTCTACGTCACGCTCGAGCCCCAGGCAAACTGGAAGGTCCTGCTCGACCGCGTGATCGACGGCGAACTCGACGGCGCCCACATGCTGGCCGGCCAGCCGCTCGCCGCCACCATCGGTTATGGCACCAAGGCCCACATCGTCACGCCCTTCTCCATGGACCTCAACGGCAACGGCATCACCGTGTCCAACGCCGTCTGGGCGGAGATGAAGAAGAACATCAAGATGGACGCCGACGGCAAGCCGGAGCACCCGATCTCGGCCGCCGCGCTGAAGCCGGTCGTCGACAAGTACAAGTCCGAGGGCAAGCCCTTCAACATGGGCATGGTCTTCCCCGTCTCGACCCACAACTACGAGCTTCGCTACTGGCTCGCTGCCGGCGGCATCAACCCGGGCTTCTATTCGCCGGACGACACTTCCGGCCAGATCAAGGCCGACGCGCTCCTGTCCGTGACGCCGCCGCCGCAGATGCCCTCGACCCTCGAGGCCGGCACGATCTACGGCTACTGCGTCGGCGAGCCCTGGAACCAGGCCGCCGTCTTCAAGGGCATCGGCGTTCCGGTCATCACCGACTATGAAATCTGGAAGGACAATCCGGAAAAGGTCTTCGGCATGACCGACGAGTTCGTGGAGACGAACCCGAACACTGCGATTGCCATCACCAAGGCCCTGATCCGCGCCGGCAAGTGGCTCGACGAGAGCGTCGAGAACCGCAAGGAAGCCGTCGAGATCCTGTCGCGTCCCGAATATGTCGGCGCCGACGCCGAGGTGATCGCCAACTCGATGACCGGCACCTTCGAATACGAGAAGGGCGACAAGCGCGACCTGCCGGACTTCAACGTCTTCTTCCGCTACTACGCGACCTATCCCTTCTACTCGGACGCCATCTGGTACCTGACCCAGATGCGCCGCTGGGGCCAGATCGCCGAGGCCAAGCCCGACCAGTGGTATTTCGACACCGCTGCCGACGTCTACAAGCCCGACCTCTACATGAAGGCCGCCGCGTCCCTGATCGACGACGGCAATGCCGCGGCGGAAGACTTTCCCGACGGCACCGACGGCTACAAGCCGGCGACTAGCGCCTTCATCGACGGCAAGACCTACGACGGCAAGAAGCCGAACGAGTACCTGACCCAGTTCGATATCGGCCTCAAGGGCGAAGACGTCATCAACTGA
- a CDS encoding ABC transporter permease translates to MTTATDYIDDRSAARAARRERIFTRINRSASYLGIVGLGWLVPLMKIAAGDNPRTQLRELWKQAGIPLIGIAVFLGLWALLAPTVQTSLGTIPGPAKVWEQVEVLHADYVRERQKASDFYERQDTRNDKLVAEGKADRVKWRAYTGAPTYLDQILTSLKTVGLGFLIATLFAVPLGILCGLSTAVNGALNPLIQIFKPVSPLAWLPIVTMIVSAAYTDVSDYMPKSLVISAITVTLCSLWPTLINTALGVASIDKDLVNVGKVLQLSTSKTVVKLVLPSAMPLIFTGLRLSLGVGWMVLIAAEMLAQNPGLGKFVWDEFQNGSSDSLARIMVAVLTIGIIGFLLDRIMLALQAAFTFSAQR, encoded by the coding sequence ATGACCACCGCAACGGACTATATCGATGACCGCTCGGCGGCCCGCGCGGCCCGGCGTGAGCGCATCTTCACCCGCATCAACCGCTCCGCGTCCTACCTTGGCATCGTCGGCCTCGGCTGGCTCGTGCCTCTGATGAAGATCGCCGCCGGCGACAATCCGCGGACCCAGCTTCGCGAACTGTGGAAGCAGGCCGGCATTCCGCTCATCGGCATCGCCGTCTTCCTCGGCCTCTGGGCGCTGCTCGCCCCGACGGTGCAGACGTCGCTCGGCACCATTCCCGGCCCGGCCAAGGTCTGGGAGCAGGTCGAGGTTCTCCATGCCGACTATGTCCGGGAGCGCCAGAAGGCCTCCGACTTCTACGAGCGTCAGGACACCCGCAACGACAAGCTCGTGGCCGAGGGCAAGGCGGACAGGGTCAAGTGGCGGGCCTATACCGGCGCGCCGACCTATCTCGACCAGATCCTGACGAGCCTCAAGACCGTCGGCCTCGGCTTCCTGATCGCCACGCTCTTCGCGGTTCCGCTCGGCATCCTCTGCGGCCTGTCGACAGCCGTGAACGGCGCACTCAATCCGCTGATCCAGATTTTCAAGCCTGTCTCGCCGCTCGCCTGGCTGCCCATCGTCACCATGATCGTCTCGGCCGCCTACACCGACGTCTCCGACTACATGCCGAAGTCGCTGGTCATCTCCGCGATCACCGTCACGCTTTGCTCGCTGTGGCCGACCCTGATCAACACCGCGCTCGGCGTTGCCTCGATCGACAAGGACCTCGTCAACGTCGGCAAGGTGCTGCAGCTCTCCACGTCGAAGACCGTCGTGAAGCTGGTGCTGCCCTCCGCCATGCCGCTGATCTTCACCGGCCTGCGTCTCTCGCTGGGTGTGGGCTGGATGGTGCTGATCGCGGCCGAGATGCTGGCCCAGAACCCCGGCCTTGGAAAGTTCGTCTGGGACGAGTTCCAGAACGGCTCCTCCGACAGCCTCGCTCGCATCATGGTCGCCGTGCTGACCATCGGCATCATCGGCTTCCTGCTCGACCGCATCATGCTCGCGCTGCAGGCCGCCTTCACCTTCTCCGCCCAGCGCTGA
- a CDS encoding ABC transporter ATP-binding protein, which translates to MPVLELKNVSKGYGEAGRRTEVLKNIDLAVEDGEFVAIVGFSGSGKTTLISMIAGLAEPDVGEIRFKGEPVAGPGPERGVVFQSYSLMPWLTVAGNVALAVDSVFAKETRQQRAARVKRYVDMVGLSHAADRRPAELSGGMRQRVAVARALAMSPEILLLDEPLSALDALTRAKLQDEIERIWEDDKKTVILITNDVDEAILLADRIIPLNPGPGATLGPAFKVDLPRPRDRTAVNHDPKFKALRHDITEYLMEVGMQRASGEESRTLPNVVPITQADELPSAVKEAAKSAFVDGYCEFFEVKKVYPTPKGPLTVVEDFTHKMKKGEFISLIGHSGCGKSTVLSMVAGLNEISGGGIVLNGREVHGAGPERAVVFQAPSLFPWLTARENVALGVDKVYPDAAPSERRDIVEYYLERVGLGDSMHRLASELSNGMKQRVGIARAFALSPKLLLLDEPFGMLDSLTRWELQDVLMDVWKRTKVTAICVTHDVDEAILLADKVVMMTNGPNARIGKVMDVDIPHPRTRKDLLEHPDYYLYREQLLSFLEEYEQGAHARKPAGKVEDNKKEREAA; encoded by the coding sequence ATGCCCGTTCTTGAACTGAAGAATGTTTCCAAGGGCTACGGTGAGGCCGGCCGCCGCACCGAGGTCCTGAAGAACATCGACCTTGCCGTGGAAGACGGTGAGTTCGTCGCCATCGTCGGCTTTTCCGGTTCCGGCAAGACGACGCTCATCTCCATGATCGCCGGATTGGCCGAGCCGGACGTCGGTGAAATCCGCTTCAAGGGCGAACCCGTCGCCGGTCCCGGCCCGGAGCGCGGCGTCGTCTTCCAGAGCTATTCGCTGATGCCCTGGCTGACGGTTGCCGGCAACGTGGCGCTGGCCGTCGACAGTGTCTTCGCGAAAGAAACCAGGCAGCAGCGCGCCGCCCGCGTGAAGCGCTACGTGGACATGGTCGGCCTTTCCCACGCGGCCGACCGCCGTCCGGCGGAGCTTTCCGGCGGCATGCGCCAGCGCGTCGCGGTTGCCCGTGCGCTCGCCATGAGCCCGGAGATCCTGCTTCTCGACGAGCCGCTCTCGGCACTCGACGCGCTCACTCGCGCCAAGCTCCAGGACGAGATCGAGCGCATCTGGGAAGACGACAAGAAGACCGTCATCCTGATCACCAACGACGTCGACGAGGCGATCCTCCTTGCCGACCGCATCATTCCGCTGAACCCTGGCCCCGGCGCGACGCTTGGGCCCGCGTTCAAGGTCGACCTGCCGCGTCCGCGCGACCGGACGGCCGTGAACCACGATCCGAAATTCAAGGCCCTGCGCCACGACATCACCGAATACCTGATGGAAGTCGGCATGCAGCGCGCATCGGGAGAGGAAAGCCGCACCCTGCCGAATGTCGTGCCGATCACCCAGGCCGACGAGCTGCCGAGCGCGGTCAAGGAAGCGGCCAAGTCCGCCTTCGTCGACGGCTACTGCGAGTTCTTCGAGGTCAAGAAGGTCTACCCGACGCCGAAGGGTCCGCTGACCGTCGTGGAGGATTTCACCCACAAGATGAAGAAGGGCGAGTTCATCTCGCTCATCGGCCACTCCGGCTGCGGCAAGTCGACCGTTCTCTCGATGGTCGCCGGTCTCAACGAGATTTCCGGCGGCGGCATCGTCCTGAACGGCCGCGAGGTGCACGGGGCAGGGCCCGAGCGCGCGGTCGTCTTCCAGGCGCCCTCGCTCTTTCCCTGGCTGACGGCGCGCGAGAACGTCGCCCTTGGCGTCGACAAGGTCTACCCGGACGCAGCCCCGTCCGAGCGCCGCGACATCGTCGAATACTATCTGGAGCGCGTCGGCCTCGGCGACTCCATGCACCGCCTCGCCTCGGAGCTTTCCAACGGCATGAAGCAGCGCGTCGGCATCGCCCGCGCCTTCGCCCTGTCGCCGAAGCTCCTCCTTCTCGACGAGCCCTTCGGCATGCTCGACAGCCTGACGCGCTGGGAGCTGCAGGACGTCCTGATGGACGTCTGGAAGCGCACCAAGGTCACGGCGATCTGCGTCACCCACGACGTCGATGAGGCCATCCTGCTGGCCGACAAGGTCGTGATGATGACCAACGGCCCGAATGCCCGCATCGGCAAGGTGATGGACGTCGACATTCCCCATCCCCGCACCCGCAAGGACCTGCTCGAGCACCCCGACTACTACCTCTACCGCGAACAGCTCCTGAGCTTCCTGGAAGAATACGAGCAGGGCGCGCATGCCAGGAAGCCGGCGGGAAAGGTCGAAGACAATAAGAAAGAAAGAGAGGCCGCGTGA
- a CDS encoding GAF domain-containing protein: MDIALDSPTRTFIEVTEVWVPDGDRLVWSSGNYGALGEFAALSEQKSFAKGEGLPGKAWAEARPVVLKTFDGSYFKRIEAAKEAGLTSAVAVPIFAGETLKAVVVVICADDDARTGAIEVWHESNGFLMLDDGYYGAARHFEWVSQHTHFPRGQGLPGGVWAANAPMLMRDLGSGYRFIRADAAGKAGLTTGLGLPIAVPGDKTYVLTLLSARGTPIARRFELWNAHTSKIGNGAEAVLADGICAREGPLWDDENERRVGAWQGAIGQVLGSGIPVVKFDTATLTAGYDSMVALPIYRNGAITHVVAWYY; encoded by the coding sequence ATGGATATCGCGCTCGACAGCCCCACACGCACCTTCATCGAAGTGACCGAGGTGTGGGTGCCCGATGGGGATCGCCTGGTCTGGTCCAGCGGCAACTACGGTGCGCTCGGCGAATTCGCGGCGCTTTCCGAGCAGAAGAGCTTCGCCAAGGGCGAGGGTCTTCCCGGCAAGGCCTGGGCCGAAGCCCGTCCCGTGGTGCTGAAGACATTCGACGGCTCCTATTTCAAGCGCATCGAGGCGGCAAAGGAAGCGGGCCTGACGAGTGCCGTGGCCGTGCCGATCTTCGCAGGCGAAACGCTCAAGGCCGTCGTCGTCGTGATCTGCGCCGATGACGACGCGCGCACCGGAGCGATCGAAGTCTGGCACGAGAGCAACGGCTTCCTGATGCTGGACGACGGCTACTACGGCGCCGCTAGGCATTTCGAATGGGTCTCGCAGCACACGCATTTCCCGCGCGGGCAGGGACTGCCGGGCGGGGTCTGGGCCGCGAACGCGCCCATGCTGATGCGCGATCTCGGCTCGGGCTATCGCTTCATCCGCGCCGACGCCGCCGGCAAGGCCGGCCTCACCACGGGTCTCGGCCTGCCGATCGCGGTCCCCGGAGACAAGACTTACGTCCTGACGCTGCTGTCCGCGCGCGGCACGCCCATCGCGCGGCGGTTTGAACTCTGGAACGCCCATACGTCGAAAATCGGCAACGGGGCCGAAGCCGTTCTTGCCGACGGCATCTGTGCCCGCGAAGGCCCGCTCTGGGATGACGAAAACGAGAGACGCGTCGGGGCATGGCAGGGCGCCATCGGGCAGGTGCTCGGATCCGGCATTCCCGTCGTCAAGTTCGACACAGCCACGCTGACCGCCGGCTACGATTCGATGGTCGCCCTGCCGATCTATCGCAACGGCGCGATCACCCACGTGGTTGCCTGGTATTACTGA